The Pseudalkalibacillus hwajinpoensis DNA window TTGCATTTCTTTACTTTCGCCCTTACTTTTATAATAGCCTCCATGGATTATTACTTTCTTCTTTATTTATTGATTTATTCTCTCCGCTTCGTCACATTTTTTCCTTCCCTATTCTAATCAGCGCCATTCTTGGTGGCTTTTTCGTAGGTTCGGGTATTGGCTTCATGCTTAGATTTGAAACGAGTACAGGGGGCACAGATCTACTTGCCCAATTTATTTCAAGAATGTTCTCCTTAAATGTAGGATTCATCATTTTCATTATTGATGGGTTGGTGATTATTATCGGCTCACAAACCATTGGATTGAACTCAACAATCTATTCTGCGATAACTATTTTATTCGTTGGGCTTACAACAAGCCTGTTAACCATCAAAAAAGAAGCTACTTAGTTTTAATAGCGCTGGCTACATGGCCAGCGCTTTTTTAATAGTAAGTAATTCTTCAATTGTTTACCTTTTGAACATTCCAGTAATGTTCACTAATCACAT harbors:
- a CDS encoding YitT family protein, with translation MYKKMVAVFTGSALVGFGINSFLVPNQLIDGGMIGIGLIIKYLWGYQTGLTIISLSIPLYIIAFLYFRPYFYNSLHGLLLSSLFIDLFSPLRHIFSFPILISAILGGFFVGSGIGFMLRFETSTGGTDLLAQFISRMFSLNVGFIIFIIDGLVIIIGSQTIGLNSTIYSAITILFVGLTTSLLTIKKEAT